GGCGATCTCCTCCTCGGGCAGCCCGGCCAGGCCGTGCACCTGGCTCTGCAGCGAGGGGTCGAAGATGAGGTCGTCGACGTCGAAGAGCACCGGGACGCGCCGCTCCCGCGCCCGCACCTTCTCGACCAGGTCGACCACCTGGGCGGTGGCCGGCACCCGGTAGAAGACGACGGCGTCAGCCTCCTCCACGAGGTGGGTCAGCTCGGGGTCGCGGTAGTGCCGCACGTCGACGTGGCGGCCGAGGGCGCGCAGCGCCTCGGCGGGCAGGTGCGCCCGGTAGCGCAGCGGCGCTCCCTGGATGCCGACGACGAAGAGGATCCGCTGCATGAGCTGGTCCGCGGCCGCTCGCACGGGCCGTGCGTCGGTCTCGGGCTGGAGCGAGGGCGCAGCGAGGAGGTCCTCGTACCGGCTGATCAGCCCGGCGGCCTGGTCGGCGAACGAGCGCATCGGGGTGGCCGACCCCTCGCCCTTCATCGCCGCCACCCGGGACGGCTCCTCGATGATCCCGCGCAGCGCCGCGGCCAGTGCGGTCGCGTCCGCGGCGGGCACCACGAGCCCGTTGCGGCCGTGCGCGACCGCTTCCTCGGGGCCGAGCGTGTCCGAGCACACCACGGCCAGCCCGGCGGCGAGCGCCTCCCGGGTGAGGATGGAGTGGGACTCACGCACCACCGAGGGGAGCACGAGGACGTCGTGCGCGGCGAGCACGTTCCCAAGGTCCGCGGGGCGGTAGGCCGGACGCAGCCGGACCTGCGCCGGCACGTCGCCGGCGGCAGCCTCGTCCACGCCGTACAGGTCCAGCTGCCACCCCTCGGTCCCGGCGAGCTCACGCGCCGCCGTCCGCAGGATCGTGAAGCCCTTCATCGGGTCCGCGCCCCCGGCGTACATCAGCCGCAGGGGTGACCCGACCGGTCCGGGCGGCGCAGTGACCACACCGGCGGGAACCGTGGCGTCGAGCTCGGCCAGGCCGTTCTCGTCCACCTGCAGCTTCTCGGCGGGCACGCCGTTGGCGATGAACACCCGGGCGGCGGAGGCGGAGGGCGCGAGGACGAGGTCGGCGGCGGCGAGGTCGGGCGCCAGGCGGGCGTTGCGCTGCTCGAGCCAGGCGTGGTCCACCTGGCACGGGCACGCGCCGCAGCTGACCACGAGGGAGCAGGGCCGCAGCTCCTTCGTGGCGAGGAACTGCCGGGCGCAGAACCACCAGAAGTCGTGCATCGTGACGACCACCTGGGCCCCGGCGTCCTTGGCGGCCCGCACGAGGGAGCCGCCGAGGGTCTGCAGGGAGTGCAGGTGGACGACGTCGGGGCGCACCTGCGCGAGCCAGTCCCGGAAGTCGGCCTCGACGTCGGGGTTGACGGTGTTCTTCGGGTCGTCCCAGGCCGTCCATGGCGTGATGACCACCCACCGGACGGTGACGTCGTCGTCCTGGTCGGTCCAGGTCTCCAGCGGCGGGCGCGCGGCGTCGAGGTAGCCGGCGTAGACCAGGCTCTCGTGCCCGGCGGCGGCCACCGCCCGCGCGATGCGGTGCGGGACCAGGGTGCCGCCGCTGACGAAGTTGGGCGGGAAGTGGGCGGAGACCTGGGCGACGCGCATGGTCACGCATCGTAGTTCGGGGTCCGATGGCGCCCGCACCGCGACCGCGACCGGGATGCCGGCGTCCGGGGGCGCGTCGGGTGTTCCGGGGGCCGGGGTCGCGATGCCATAGCGTTGGGCGCATGTCCAGCCACCCACCCGTCCCCGCGCCGGACGCCTACTGGCGCGAGCACCTGCGGCCGCAGGACGCCGCCGCCCACGCCGCCGAGGCGGACCGTGCCGCGGCGCTGGAGATCGACGGCCTGCACGAGCGTTGCGCCGAGCTCACCGCCGCCCTGACCCAGGCCCGCGCCGCCATCACCGTGCGCCACCAGCTGCTCACGGACCAGTCGGTAGCACTGGAGAAGGCCCGAGCCAGTGCGGACCAGGCGCAGGCCGCGCTGACGGAGGTCCTCGGCTCCCGGCGCTGGCGGGCAGCCGGCGCCGTGGCCGCCCTGGCCCGTGTCCCGCGCGCCGTCCTCAACCGCCTGCGCGGCGCATGAGCACCGTGCTGCTGAGCGTCGTGGTCGCGGTCGGGCCGATCACCGACCAGGTCGACGACGCCCCTCGGACCGCCCGCGAGGACGCCGTCGCCGCGACGGAGGGCTCGTTCGAGGCGCAGGGCGACGGCCCGTGGGAGCTGGTGCTCACCGAGGGCGCCGGTTCTCTGGCCGCTCGGTTGAACGCCGCCGTGGCACGCACGACCGGCCGGTTCGTCGCCGTCGTCGAGGCGGGCGACCGGCTCGAGCCCGGTGCGCTGGCCGCCGTCGCCGGCATGATCCGCGCGCGTGAGGGCGGCGCTCAGGAACCGGGCGTCGTCTACACGGACGAGCAGTGGGAGGGCGAGGGGGCCGCCGGCATCTTCATCAAGCCCCGGTGGGTGCCGCGCTACCTGGAGGGTTACTCCTACCTGGGACGGCTGTGCTTCGTGCGCCGTGACCTGCTCGACGCCGCGGGTGCCTGGCGCGACGACCACGCGCCCGTGCGGGAGTGGGACCTGCACCTGCGCGTCACCGAGCTGACCGACGACGTCGTTCACGTGCCGGTGCTCGGCGTCGCCCGCGTGAACCCGCCGGCCGACGACGTCGAGGCGCGCGAGGCGGGGCGGAGAGCGGTCACCGCCCGCTATGACCGGCGTGGCGTGGCGGCCACGGTGGAGCTGACCGGTGAGGGGGACGAGCCGGGCGGCTTCGTCCGCGTGTGGCGCGAGAGCGGCACCCCACTGGTGTCCATCGTCGTCCCGACGGCCGGCGGGCGGCGGCGCGTGCGTGGTCAGGACCGGGTCCTTGTCGAGAACCTGCTGACCTCGCTGCTCGCGCGCACCACCTACCCGGCCTGGGAGATCGTGCTGGTGCCCAGCGAGGGCACGCCCGAGGACGTGCTCGAGCGCTGCACCGCGCTGCTCGGGGAACGGCTGCACGTTGCTCCCGTCGCCGGCCCGTTCAACTTCTCCCGGTCGGTCAACACCGGCGTGGCCGCCGCGGCAGGCGAGCTCGTGCTCCTGCTGAACGACGACACGGAGGTCCTCGAGCCGCGCTGGCTGGACCGCATGGTCGCCGTGGCCGCCGAGGAGGGCGTGGGCGCGGTCGGGGCGAAGCTCCTGTTCGAGGACGGCCGCATCCAGCATGTCGGGGTCACGTTCGACAACGCCGGGCAAGCTGGGCACGCGTACATCTTCGAGCGTGAGGACGCCGGCCACTTCGGGTCCAAGGTGGTGGACCTGGACTACCTCGCCGTCACCGGCGCATGCCTCCTGGTGCGGCGGTCGGTGTACGAGGAGGTCGGCGGCTTCACCGAGGCGCTGCCGCTGAACTACAACGACGTGGACTTCTGCCTCAAGGTCGTCGCCTCCGGCAGGGGAATCGTCTGCACGCCGTTCGCCCGTCTCTACCACTACGAGTCGAGCACCCGGGACACGACGAAGACTGCCGATGAGGCCCAGGCCATGGACTGGTGGTACCCGCGAACGCTGACTGACCCCTATGTGAACGTCCGCGGCCTGGGCTGACGGCTGGTTCCCGCCACCGGCAGCGGGAGCCGCCCACAGCGACGACTCGCGACCCGCGCCGGGGTACGGGATAACTTCGACCACGCCCGCGCCGGGGAAACTTCGTCAGGCTCTGCCTGATGGACTTACCCCGATCGAGGCGCCCCGGCACGCCAAGACGGGCCTTCCACCAGGCCTGCCACGGCGCACCCGGGACCACATGGTCTGGGCGTGTCCTGCCACCCACGCGAACGCAAGGCGATCGCTACCTGGCGGGCCACCTCGCACGGCGTCACGACGACGTGTCGCCACCGGTAGCGCAGCGTCAGCTCGCTTGCGCTGATCGACACCGCGTTGTCCCGCCAGACGTCCTTGTCGGTGCGACCGAACGGGTGGGCCAGCTGACCGTCGAGCTCCACGCGGACCAGCAGGCCCTTGTACACGCAGTCCGCGCGCAGCCACAGACCGTCAAGCACCTGTCGCAGCTGGAGCCGCGAGACAGGGAGACCATGAGCACGCTCGATGCGGTGATAACGGTACTCGAGCGTGGACTCGACACCCCTGGCGATCACCTCCAGGAGCTCGCGCAGGAGCGCTCGGTGGCGAAGTCTGGGCCGTGCGTGGACCGCACGGCGAAGCTGCTCGAGGTCGGTGTTGTGCTGCAGCGCGCCGCACACGATGCTCACGACGCTGTCCTCGTCCGCGGCCTGGTGATCGGCCATGTCCAGCACCGTGTCGATCATGTTGACGGCTCTCAGCCGCCCCCATGACAACGGCATCCGTTTTCGGCGGCATACGCGCAGACCGGGCTGGCGCCTGACCTTTCGGCTGTGCGTCACACTGACGTGGATCACGTTGCCCGGTCGGTCGAGCAGTCCGCGGTGGAACGCGGCGCTCGCATGACTCAGTGCCGCTCCTGGCCCGGCGTACAACAGCGCTGCCCGAGCACGGCTGTGCCATGACAGGCGCCCGGTGTACACGACAAAAACCCCGGGGAACACCCGCTGCCAGCGCTTCGAGTCGACCTGGCGCGAGATCCAGTCCGGGGAGCCCCCCAGAGCGAGGACCTGCGCACGGGTGATTGCACCGTCCTGTCGCTGAGCCAGCTGATCGATCTTCTCGACGTTCGCTCGAGGAGCCATCACGCCAGGGTGCGGCCGGCGCCCACCACCAGGTGATCGACCCTCGCGATCCTGTGGATGAGCTGGCAAGACCGGCCCGCCTACGGCTGGGCCGGCAACCTGGGGCGTCCCGGAGGGGAGCCGGAGCATCGGCCAGCGAGGCCGAGTAGCGCCCTGCTCCGGTCTGGTGGGGCCCGAGCCGGATGATGGAAGGGCCAAGCCGGAAGATCGGGGAACATCCGTCAGGCCTTGCCTCACATTGTTTCCCCGATCGGGCCGACGGGTGTGGCAGCGCCGGAGGCGGGGCGGGAGCCAGGCAGCGCGCCGACGGGCCGGCAGGGAGCCGGGCAGCCGCCGCAGGTGATGGTCCACCGGCAGCCACCGCCCAACAGCTCCGCGCGGCACCTTGGCGCCCCGGCGCGGACGAGTCAGCGGCCCCGCCGCTTCGCCATCCGCCAGCGGATCTTCCCGACGACTGCCCGCGGCCCGCCCTCGCGCAGGTAGTGCAGCACGGCGAGGGCGTCCAGCCGCGCCCGGGTGTACCAGGGCAGCGTCCCGAACTCGGGTCCGCGCAGCCGGTCGGCGTCCCGCGCTCGTCGGGGGGCGCGGCAGAACGCGAGCAGCGGCTCGAGCACCACGGGCCAGGTGTACCGCTCGGCCACCCGCGCCACGTTCGCCCGCGCGGCGGCGTGTGCGTCGTCGTCCAGGAGGAGAAGCTCCAGGGCGTCGGCGAGCGCGTCGACGCCCTCGGTGGGCACCGTGGCGCCGAGGCCCTCGGCGGCGACGAGGTCGCCGAAGGTGTCCCCGGCCGAGCACACGATGGGCAGGTCGGCCCACAGGTAGTCGAGGATCCGGGTGCGGAAGCTGAACGCGGTCTCGATGTGCTCGAAGTGCGCGCTGACGCCGATGTCGGCGTCGAGCAGGTAATCGGCGCGGCGCTCGTAGGGCACCCAGTCCTCGTTAAAGAACACGTGGGTGCCGGTCAGGCCCAGCTCGTCGGCGAGGCGACGGGTGCGGGTGGCCATCGCCATCTCGGGCACGTCGGGGTTGGGGTGCTTCATGCCGAGGAAGTACAACCGCACCTCGGGCACCCGCTCACGCACCCGGTCGACGGCGCGCAGCACCGTGACGGGGTCGAACCAGTTGTAGACCCCGCCGCCCCACAGGACGACCTTGTCGTCCGTGCCGATGCCCGGCACCACGCCCTTGATCGCCGGCGCCTGCCGCTGGGGCGGCGTCGCTGCGGTCCCGAACGGCACCACGGTGAGGAGGCTGCGCAAGGAGGGGTCGGCGTCGTACGTGTCCGGGTTGATCCGGCCGGCGACGCCGAGGTGACCGAGCCAGAGGTCACGCTGCTTCTCCGAGGCACACATGAAGAGGTCGCCGCGCGCGGTCTGGGCGGAGAGCTCGCGCAGCGCGTTGGCGAGCGACGCGTTCCGCTCCTCCACCGGCTTGTAGCGCTCCACCTCGAGCGACTCGAGGTGGAAGGGGTCGTACAGGTCGAGCACGAGTACCTGCGGGCACTGCTGCAGCCACGCGAAGGTTTGCATGACGAAGCCCTGGATGATGACGACGTCGGCGCCGTCCACCTCGGCGCGGAAGTCCCCGACCGTGATGTGGGCGGTGTCGAAGCCGACGCCGGGGCGCTCGCACGCACCGAAGGTCACCAGGCGCACACGGTGCTGCTCGGCGGCCAGGGCGGTGGAGATCTCCCAGGCACGGATGGCCGGCCCTGCCATCCGCTCGGCGAGGGTGTCGAGCGTGACGACGAGGATGCGCTGGGCGCCGATGCGGGCGTCCGCATGCTCCGCACGCGCGTCCGCCGGCGCGACGACCTCCCTCGCCGCACCCATGTCCCCCGCCGCGCCCATCAGCGCGCCTCCACGTCCGCCGCCTGCCAGCGCGACGGCGTGTGCATGTAGCCGCCCCACCAGCGCTGCTGGCCGCTCTCCACGCTGAACTTGGCGCTGTCGCGGACCTGGTCGTACACGTGCTGGGTGGTGGAGTCGGTGATCGAGGTGACGACCACATAGCTGCCCGGGGCGAAGGCGACGGCGTCGGCGTGGCAGTCGATGTAGCCCGGCCCGTGGACGGTGCCGAGCCGGGGCCCGTGGTCGAAGGTGTTCGACGCCCACAGGTACGTGCCGTCGGAGCTCTCGATCGCGCACCCCATGACCGGGTTCTCCACCGGCTCGTGCGCGTCGTAGTGGATCCGCACGGTCATGTCCTCGCCGGAGACCACCGGGCTGCCCGAACCCTGCCGCCCGAACACCTCCACCCGGCCGACGGTGAGCTCGCCGGAGCCCCAGTGGGTGCGGCCGTGCTCGTCCAGCCGGGTGGAGTCGTGGGTGGAGTCCATGTAGGACTCGAGCACGCCGGCGGCCGGGCCGACCGCCTGCAGTTTCCCGCCGGCCAGCCACGCGGCCTGGTCAGCCATGGTGCGAAGCGACGGCATCGAGTGGCTGACCACCACCACGGTGCGGCCCTCGCGCCGGAAGTCGGCGAACTTCGCCGCGCACTTCTCCTGGAACGCGGCGTCACCGACGGCGAGGACCTCGTCCACCAGCAGGATCTCGGGATCGACGTGGATGGCCACCGAGAAGCCGAGCCGCACGTACATGCCGGACGAGTAGTTCTTCACCGGCTGGTCGATGAACTGCTCGACGCCCGAGAAGCCGACGATCTCGTCGAACTTCGAGTCGATCTCGGGCTTCGTCATGCCGAGGATCGAGCCGTTGAGGTAGACGTTGTCCCGCCCGGACAGCTCGGGGTGGAACCCCGAGCCGACCTCGAGCAGGGCCGCCACCCGTCCGCGGGTGACGATGCGCCCCGAGTTGGGGTACAGGATCTTGGCCATGCACTTCAGGAGGGTGGACTTCCCGGAGCCGTTGTCCCCCACCAGCGCGAAGGTGGAGGCCTCGGGGATCTCGAAGGAGACGTCCTTGAGGGCCCAGAAGTCCTCGTGCACCGAGCGCCGCCGGCGCATGACCGCGGCCTTGAGAGTCTGGTTGCGCTCGTGGAAGATGCGGAACTTCTTCGAGACGTCGTCGACGGTGATGGTGGCGGTGCTCACAGTGCCTCAGCCAGCCCCTTCTCGCTGCGCTTGAACAGCGCGTAGCCCAGGAAGAACGCGCCCAGGCTCCAGGCCGCGCAGGCCAGCGCGGTCGACAGATCGGGCCAGCGGTTGTCGTACAGGAGGTTGCGGAACACCTCGGCGAACTGGCCGATGGGGTTGAGCAGATACAGGTCCAGCAGCGTCACCGAGCCGAACAGCGGGCCCAGGCGCTCGGACTGGTCGGCCACCAGCGAGACCGGGTAGACGATCGGCGTCAGGTAGAACCACACCTGGAACAGGATGCCCACAAAGTGCTGGGTGTCTCGGAAGTGGACGTTGGCCACGGACAGCATCAACGAGACCCCGGTGGCGAACAGCGACATGAGCGCCATGAACACCACGACGAGCGGGAGCCACACCAGCGCGTTCGAGCCCACGATCAGCAGGGCGAGCACCAGCACGACCATCTCGATGGACCAGCTGAACATCCACGAGAACGAGTTGGCCACCAGCAGCGCGATGCGGGGGAAGTAGACCTTCTTGATGAGGTTCTCGTTCCCCACCAAGGTGCCCATGCCGCCGTTGACGACGTTCGTGAAGAACGTCCACGGCAGCAGGGCGCAGAGCAGCCACAGCGCGAAGATGTTGAGGCCGCTGGGGTCACCGGGGTCGGGCTGGACCCGGATGATGAAGGCGAAGACGACCGTGTAGATCGCCATCGCGGCCAGAGGGTTCGCCAGCGACCAGAGCTGGCCGAGCGCGGTGCGCTTGTACTTGCCCTTGATCTCACGGCGCGTGAGGTTGAGCACGAGCTCGCTCGAGCCCTGCAGGTCCTTCACGATGCCCAACGGCTGCCGCCTCCCTCTCCGGTCCCGGTCACCAGGAGAACCCGGCCCACCGCTCCGGACAGATTACGGCACGGCAACGGCCGTCCTCCCGAGCGGGTGGGAGCTGTGTCGGGACTCACCCGCACGCCGTGATCCGGTACACCCGCGCCGGCCCGCCCTCGGCGACGAGATCGAACCCGGTGGTGGTGTCGACGTCGTACAACCCTGGGGAGTCCTGCGCCCACGCCTGAGGCCCGGAGTCGTCGGCGTAGAAGTACTCGATCCCGTCCTCGGCAACGATCTCGCACACCTTCGGATCCGACCGCAGCTGGCCGAAGTGGGCCTTGAGGTACGACTGGTCGGGGTCCCAGCTCGAGGGGTTGACGTGCGGGATGAAGGCCACTGCCCCGCCCACCGACTGGACGAACGCCGCCCCGTTGCGCGGGTCCCCGAGCACGACCGCGTCGTCCGGGAGCACGTCGTCGAGCGAGCGGATCATCGTCAGCTCCTCGGTCGAGGCGTGCGCGGTGGTCAGGATTCGGTCGGGCTGGAACCCCCAGGCCGTCCAGCCGTTCTGCCGCTCGTCGTACCGGAACGCGCCGGAGGTGACGAATGCCAGCGCCAGCACACCGACCATGACGACCGGGGCCAGCCAGTCGCGGGTGCGGCCGTGGCGCGCACCCGCCCGGGACTCGGCGAGCAGCCGCTGCGCGGCCCGTCCCAGCGCGACGACCCCCAGCGCCCCCAGGACGGCCGCCACCGTGGGCAGCATGGCGAAGGTGCGGTCGGCGGACTTGTACCAGAACCCCGCCAGGTCCCGCAGCACGTTGTTCGGCCCTGCAGCCACGACGTAGATGCCCAACGTCAGCAGCCAGGACACGGCCAGCCACCGGGTGCGCACGGACATGGCGGCCACCACGACGCCGATGAGCACGAGCGCCGCCACGACGACGTTCGCCCACGGACTTGTCCACCCGATGGTGGTGGAGAACGTCAGCCCCCGGAACAGGGCGAGCCGACGCGACCCTTCTACTGCCGGGAAGGCCGCCATCGCCTGCAACGCGGGCACCGTGTAGACGGCCACCACGAGCGCGAGCGCGACCGCGGGGGCGGCGCCGGCCGCGACGACCGCGGCGGCGCGGTGCCCCAGCCGCCACTGCCGGAGCCCCCGTCGGGCGCCGACCTGGCCCAGGTAGGGCAGCACGAACAGCCCGAGCACCGCCAAGCCGGCCGGCTGGGCGGCCACCACCCCGGCGCACGTGACGACGGCGGCCAGCCCGCCTCGCAAGGCGTGACCCGGCGACCGGTCGGTCCGGGCGCGCTCCACCACGCCCACGACCAGCGCGACCGCGCCAGGGGCAAGCGCAATCGCGAGGCAGTAGGGGAACATGCCCTGCAGCACCAGCAGGTTGGCCGGGAAGATGAGGAAGGAGGAGGCCACCACGGGCGCCACCGCCGCAACCGCGCCGTCGCGCGGAGCGACCGCACGGGCGAGGGCCACGATGCCGACCAGCCACACCGCCAGGGCGGTGAGCAGCATGAGCATGTTCGAGGCCACCACCACGGAGGACAGCCGCGCCCCGAGCGCGACCATCGAGTGCCACACCGCGGGGTAGAAGACGCCCGTGCTCGACCCGTACATCGGGTCCAGGCCCCCGAGGGAGGAGGCGTTGCCGGTGCGCAGGACGGTCTCGGCGGCGTTGAGGTGGAACACGGGGTCGTAGATCTGCTGGACGGCGTCGGGCCGCCCCATCCCGTTCAGGTAGGCGCCGGCCTGCACCCCCGCGCCCACCGCGAGGCCGATCCCTACGAGCGCCCACGAGCGGGGCGTCAGGGGTGGGAGCGACACCGTGCCGGGTGGGAGCACCCGTCCCAGCAGCGCGCACAGCCCGAGCACCACCGCGAGCAGGAGGACCACCGGGGCCGGGGTCCACGCCACGCCCACGACGTCGAGCACGACCGCCCCGAGCGCGAGCACCGCGACCACCGCGGCGGGCGCGCCGGCGACGGCGAGGACGCCGCGGACCCCGAGCAGTCGCAGACCGACCCATCCCGGCAGGTACAGGAGGGCCAGGAGCACCGTCGCCGTGGGTAGTGCGTCGATCCAGCTCATCGTTTCCGTCTTCCGGGCCGGGCCGAGCGCCAGGTCCGCGATCGATCATGCCCGATGGCCGGCCCTCCGTGGTGCGGGCACCCTCGACGACGGCGGCTCACCCCCGTGCCGGCATCCCTACGGACGGCGCACCCCCAGGGAGTCGGTGCCGTCACCGTTCCAGTCGCCCACCAGGATGAGGTCCTCGGCGCGGCCGTAGACCACCTCGAAGTCGGCCGGACCTGTCGCCACCGTGTTCTTGATGTAGTACCGGGCGCCGCGGCGCACGGCGAGGGTGTCGCGACCGTCGCCGTCCCAGTCGCCGGTGAGCACGGTGTCGGCGGGGCGGCCGTAGGCAACCGTGTAGTCGGCCACCCCGGTGGCGACGGAGTTCTTCACGAAGTAGATCGACCCGCGGCGCACACCGAAGGTGTCGCGCTTGTCACCGTCCCAGTCCGCGACGAGCACCTCGTCCCCGGCACGCCCGTACGCCACCACCTGGTCCGCCGGCCCCGAGGTGATCGAGTTGCGCACGTGGTAGATCGCGCCGCGGCGCACGGCGAAGGTGTCGGTGCCGTTGCCGTCCCAGTCCCCCACCAAGATGTCGTCACCCGGGCGGCCGTAGGCGATGACGGTGTCGGGCTCGTTGTAGGTGTTGGAGTTGGAGATGTAGAACGTGCGGCCCACCCGAGCGGCGAGGGTGTCCACGCCGTCGCCGTCCCAGTCGCCCACGTAGATCTGCGCGGACTTGTCCCCGTAGCGGAACTGGGTGTCCGCCGTCGGCCCGAAGTCGTTGTTGAGGTAGAAGAGCTGCAGAGCCTGGCTGTCGACGGCGCGGGTCAGGCTGGGCAGCCAGGACTGGATCGCGTTGCCCGGGCACGTGGTGGCGCCGACGTCGCGGTGGCCGAAGATGCGTGCGAGACCGCGACCCTTGGGGGTGTAGGCGGTGCCGGGCGAGGTGATGCCGCTGGGCGTGTCCAGGTCGATGCCGGCGCGGGCGAACTGCCAGGCGATGACGTTGGCCATGGAGTTGAAGATCTCCCGCGGCGGGCTCACCTTCGTGTAGTCGCCCATCGCGGAGATGCCCAGGGTGCCGGTGTTGTACCCGCCGGCGTGCGCCCCGATGGTCATCTTCCCGGCCGGCGCGGCGAGCGAGCCGGTGCGGCCCTCGAACACCCGGCCCCACTTGTCGACGAGGAAGTTGTAGCCGATGTCGCCCCAGTCGCGGGTCTCGGCGTGGAAGAAGTAGATGCCGCGCACGATCGAGGCGGACTGGGCCGGCGTGTAGTCGTTGGTGCCGGCGGTGTGGTGCACGACGGCAGCCTTCAAGGTGGCGTAGCCCGGCCGCCAGGACATGATCTTGGGGTCCGCCCCCCAGCCCGCGCGGCTGGTGATGGTGGGCCTCGGCACCGTCGCTGCGGCGGGCATGACGCCGGCCATCTGCGCGGCGGCGGTGACGCCGGAGGTCCACGCCGCCGTGCTCGTGGAGGACGAGGGGCCCAGCGCGGCGGAGCTCGCCCCTGTCACGGCTGTGCCCAACGACACCGGTGCCACGGTGGCCGCCGGCTGGGAGACGTCGCCGAGCAGACTCCGGAACGCAGCGGGCTCGGTGGTGGCGGTGGGCTCCTCGGTGGGCAGCTCGGCCGGGGGCTCAGGGGCCTCGGTGATGACCTCTTC
This window of the Georgenia yuyongxinii genome carries:
- a CDS encoding glycosyltransferase, coding for MRVAQVSAHFPPNFVSGGTLVPHRIARAVAAAGHESLVYAGYLDAARPPLETWTDQDDDVTVRWVVITPWTAWDDPKNTVNPDVEADFRDWLAQVRPDVVHLHSLQTLGGSLVRAAKDAGAQVVVTMHDFWWFCARQFLATKELRPCSLVVSCGACPCQVDHAWLEQRNARLAPDLAAADLVLAPSASAARVFIANGVPAEKLQVDENGLAELDATVPAGVVTAPPGPVGSPLRLMYAGGADPMKGFTILRTAARELAGTEGWQLDLYGVDEAAAGDVPAQVRLRPAYRPADLGNVLAAHDVLVLPSVVRESHSILTREALAAGLAVVCSDTLGPEEAVAHGRNGLVVPAADATALAAALRGIIEEPSRVAAMKGEGSATPMRSFADQAAGLISRYEDLLAAPSLQPETDARPVRAAADQLMQRILFVVGIQGAPLRYRAHLPAEALRALGRHVDVRHYRDPELTHLVEEADAVVFYRVPATAQVVDLVEKVRARERRVPVLFDVDDLIFDPSLQSQVHGLAGLPEEEIALWWRGVARYRTTMELADVFIGSTEELCRHATAVTGLPARRFANGVGTLLAQASDAAVQRERTPGPLRIGYFSGTTTHDADWAYVEPAVLEVMRAHPDVELWLGGHLKPTAALEQVAGRVHRLPFTPWHELPGLLRDVDVCLAPLTEASQFNEAKSAIKWLEAALVETPVVASSTQPFRESVDHGRTGFLATSPSQWQEAITALLDDVALRRRIGTQARREALLRWSPHVQGPVYLDNLLAAAEHVRLHGARRPTDWEPVVDDEPLSAADAFVEPYAVPTADGLRAGVRRHPLARRAAPLLGKAAAARRVYRAEGARAVAVRAVGVARRRLGR
- a CDS encoding glycosyltransferase family 2 protein translates to MSTVLLSVVVAVGPITDQVDDAPRTAREDAVAATEGSFEAQGDGPWELVLTEGAGSLAARLNAAVARTTGRFVAVVEAGDRLEPGALAAVAGMIRAREGGAQEPGVVYTDEQWEGEGAAGIFIKPRWVPRYLEGYSYLGRLCFVRRDLLDAAGAWRDDHAPVREWDLHLRVTELTDDVVHVPVLGVARVNPPADDVEAREAGRRAVTARYDRRGVAATVELTGEGDEPGGFVRVWRESGTPLVSIVVPTAGGRRRVRGQDRVLVENLLTSLLARTTYPAWEIVLVPSEGTPEDVLERCTALLGERLHVAPVAGPFNFSRSVNTGVAAAAGELVLLLNDDTEVLEPRWLDRMVAVAAEEGVGAVGAKLLFEDGRIQHVGVTFDNAGQAGHAYIFEREDAGHFGSKVVDLDYLAVTGACLLVRRSVYEEVGGFTEALPLNYNDVDFCLKVVASGRGIVCTPFARLYHYESSTRDTTKTADEAQAMDWWYPRTLTDPYVNVRGLG
- a CDS encoding glycosyltransferase, whose translation is MGAAGDMGAAREVVAPADARAEHADARIGAQRILVVTLDTLAERMAGPAIRAWEISTALAAEQHRVRLVTFGACERPGVGFDTAHITVGDFRAEVDGADVVIIQGFVMQTFAWLQQCPQVLVLDLYDPFHLESLEVERYKPVEERNASLANALRELSAQTARGDLFMCASEKQRDLWLGHLGVAGRINPDTYDADPSLRSLLTVVPFGTAATPPQRQAPAIKGVVPGIGTDDKVVLWGGGVYNWFDPVTVLRAVDRVRERVPEVRLYFLGMKHPNPDVPEMAMATRTRRLADELGLTGTHVFFNEDWVPYERRADYLLDADIGVSAHFEHIETAFSFRTRILDYLWADLPIVCSAGDTFGDLVAAEGLGATVPTEGVDALADALELLLLDDDAHAAARANVARVAERYTWPVVLEPLLAFCRAPRRARDADRLRGPEFGTLPWYTRARLDALAVLHYLREGGPRAVVGKIRWRMAKRRGR
- a CDS encoding ABC transporter ATP-binding protein — protein: MSTATITVDDVSKKFRIFHERNQTLKAAVMRRRRSVHEDFWALKDVSFEIPEASTFALVGDNGSGKSTLLKCMAKILYPNSGRIVTRGRVAALLEVGSGFHPELSGRDNVYLNGSILGMTKPEIDSKFDEIVGFSGVEQFIDQPVKNYSSGMYVRLGFSVAIHVDPEILLVDEVLAVGDAAFQEKCAAKFADFRREGRTVVVVSHSMPSLRTMADQAAWLAGGKLQAVGPAAGVLESYMDSTHDSTRLDEHGRTHWGSGELTVGRVEVFGRQGSGSPVVSGEDMTVRIHYDAHEPVENPVMGCAIESSDGTYLWASNTFDHGPRLGTVHGPGYIDCHADAVAFAPGSYVVVTSITDSTTQHVYDQVRDSAKFSVESGQQRWWGGYMHTPSRWQAADVEAR
- a CDS encoding ABC transporter permease, which translates into the protein MKDLQGSSELVLNLTRREIKGKYKRTALGQLWSLANPLAAMAIYTVVFAFIIRVQPDPGDPSGLNIFALWLLCALLPWTFFTNVVNGGMGTLVGNENLIKKVYFPRIALLVANSFSWMFSWSIEMVVLVLALLIVGSNALVWLPLVVVFMALMSLFATGVSLMLSVANVHFRDTQHFVGILFQVWFYLTPIVYPVSLVADQSERLGPLFGSVTLLDLYLLNPIGQFAEVFRNLLYDNRWPDLSTALACAAWSLGAFFLGYALFKRSEKGLAEAL
- a CDS encoding DUF6541 family protein, giving the protein MSWIDALPTATVLLALLYLPGWVGLRLLGVRGVLAVAGAPAAVVAVLALGAVVLDVVGVAWTPAPVVLLLAVVLGLCALLGRVLPPGTVSLPPLTPRSWALVGIGLAVGAGVQAGAYLNGMGRPDAVQQIYDPVFHLNAAETVLRTGNASSLGGLDPMYGSSTGVFYPAVWHSMVALGARLSSVVVASNMLMLLTALAVWLVGIVALARAVAPRDGAVAAVAPVVASSFLIFPANLLVLQGMFPYCLAIALAPGAVALVVGVVERARTDRSPGHALRGGLAAVVTCAGVVAAQPAGLAVLGLFVLPYLGQVGARRGLRQWRLGHRAAAVVAAGAAPAVALALVVAVYTVPALQAMAAFPAVEGSRRLALFRGLTFSTTIGWTSPWANVVVAALVLIGVVVAAMSVRTRWLAVSWLLTLGIYVVAAGPNNVLRDLAGFWYKSADRTFAMLPTVAAVLGALGVVALGRAAQRLLAESRAGARHGRTRDWLAPVVMVGVLALAFVTSGAFRYDERQNGWTAWGFQPDRILTTAHASTEELTMIRSLDDVLPDDAVVLGDPRNGAAFVQSVGGAVAFIPHVNPSSWDPDQSYLKAHFGQLRSDPKVCEIVAEDGIEYFYADDSGPQAWAQDSPGLYDVDTTTGFDLVAEGGPARVYRITACG